In Gemmatimonadaceae bacterium, a genomic segment contains:
- a CDS encoding M28 family peptidase, with amino-acid sequence MRPTLLLASCALAAVPAAAALGQATPVASISAFADTTTNLDVRTMVSRLTLENYKATVKGLTQFGDRRQGTKRNRDAVDWIEAQLKSYGCTNTERITYDYHTPPPRGGAGRGGRGGAGGGRGAPRPPGTVVSEGPTNGQGGSRIFGTRTQTGVNTDSLRQPDAHIRAIDAEPATDGERQEVYCTKVGSVHPNEMYIVGGHMDGHGWNEAANDDGSGTALVMELARVFSSPDVKTDRSIRFVLWNNEETGLNGAHAYVDQRQALQGKESPAGSGKYPEPKWLGMIQHDMMMWDHGMPGPDGKLNPEQRREADVNIEFASTSKMAQASADLAWFFRRANEHYATDYPANVGPHMTNTDSDPFKDLVPAISLRENERGSQIGAGWDPNWHQPSDVFATYSDKDFRLGLNAAETTLAAVALLTGATVGK; translated from the coding sequence ATGCGACCGACACTTCTTCTCGCCTCGTGCGCACTGGCGGCGGTTCCCGCCGCGGCGGCGCTCGGGCAAGCGACTCCCGTAGCGAGCATCTCGGCGTTTGCCGACACAACGACGAACCTCGACGTCCGCACGATGGTTTCGCGGCTCACGCTCGAGAACTACAAGGCGACCGTCAAAGGCCTGACGCAGTTTGGCGATCGCCGGCAGGGCACGAAGCGAAACCGCGATGCCGTCGACTGGATCGAAGCGCAGCTGAAGAGCTACGGCTGCACGAACACGGAGCGGATCACGTATGACTACCACACGCCGCCGCCGCGCGGTGGCGCGGGGCGCGGTGGTCGTGGCGGCGCGGGCGGCGGCCGCGGCGCACCGCGGCCGCCGGGCACCGTCGTCAGCGAGGGCCCGACGAACGGGCAGGGCGGCAGCCGCATCTTCGGAACGCGCACGCAGACCGGCGTGAACACGGATTCCCTGCGGCAGCCGGATGCGCACATTCGCGCCATCGACGCCGAGCCGGCGACGGATGGCGAGCGTCAGGAAGTGTATTGCACGAAGGTCGGCAGCGTGCATCCGAACGAGATGTACATCGTCGGCGGCCACATGGACGGTCATGGTTGGAACGAGGCGGCGAACGACGATGGCTCCGGTACCGCGCTCGTGATGGAGCTGGCGCGTGTATTCAGCAGCCCGGACGTGAAGACGGATCGCTCGATTCGTTTCGTGTTATGGAACAATGAGGAAACCGGATTGAACGGCGCGCATGCGTACGTCGATCAGCGCCAGGCGCTGCAGGGGAAAGAGAGCCCGGCGGGCTCCGGCAAATACCCCGAGCCCAAATGGCTCGGCATGATCCAGCATGACATGATGATGTGGGATCACGGCATGCCCGGTCCCGACGGCAAGTTGAATCCGGAGCAGCGTCGCGAAGCCGACGTCAACATCGAATTCGCATCGACGTCGAAGATGGCGCAAGCGTCGGCGGATCTCGCGTGGTTCTTCCGCCGTGCGAACGAGCATTACGCGACGGATTATCCGGCGAACGTCGGCCCGCACATGACGAACACGGATTCGGACCCGTTCAAGGACCTCGTTCCGGCGATCAGTCTGCGCGAGAACGAGCGCGGCTCGCAGATCGGTGCGGGGTGGGACCCGAACTGGCATCAGCCGAGCGACGTGTTTGCCACGTACAGTGACAAGGATTTCCGCCTGGGGCTCAATGCGGCGGAAACGACGCTTGCGGCTGTGGCGCTGCTCACCGGAGCGACGGTCGGGAAGTAA
- a CDS encoding glycosyltransferase family 39 protein, whose protein sequence is MHSRLSSTHARPLLVGIASLLIMWFSWGSIHPPAVVEDEVSYVLQSRIFASGHWTAPSPPLPEFFQQGQVLTVPAVASKYPPGHALLMSVGSLVGAPALMPLLLTALTGALLFLLVCRVTNPFVAALTCIIWLSDPIELEHRPGYFSEVTSSMMWMIALWALLEWRAHRRTRWLLVLAAAIGWGAITRPLTMLAFAVPVGIVVVRDVIRTHRWRDFALAIFVGCCFLGILPVWSARTTGNWRLTPQTLYTRDYLPYDKPGFGLDTTPPALPLLPVDRFTYVGFQNEHKRHTLTNLPAIAWERLKVIGHDEWSGPRLVLVPFAILGLFAMNASLWFAFACSTALFVGYLSYGHWAHWTIYYLEGIPTLSVVTALGVALALERIEKRFSDGPRSRIASAPAAAVAALLLLVGYESVRSHANHRRDAVWDVAFHELLDQVPFRSRVIFVHYAPRLGPHLNVVANSPHLFADSTWIVNDFGAKNADLLRFTKGRIPLAFYERDMHIEIDTSLVAKSNSARAPSR, encoded by the coding sequence ATGCATTCACGTTTGTCATCGACCCACGCGCGCCCGCTTCTCGTTGGCATCGCCTCGTTGCTGATCATGTGGTTCAGCTGGGGCTCGATCCACCCGCCGGCCGTCGTCGAAGACGAAGTCTCATACGTCCTGCAGTCACGAATTTTCGCGAGCGGCCACTGGACGGCACCATCGCCGCCGCTCCCTGAATTCTTTCAGCAGGGACAAGTGCTCACCGTCCCTGCCGTGGCGTCAAAGTATCCGCCCGGCCACGCGCTGTTGATGAGCGTGGGCTCACTCGTCGGCGCACCCGCGCTCATGCCCCTGCTGCTCACGGCCTTGACCGGAGCGCTCCTGTTCCTGCTCGTGTGTCGAGTGACCAACCCGTTCGTCGCCGCGTTGACCTGCATCATCTGGCTGAGCGACCCGATCGAGCTCGAACATCGGCCGGGGTATTTCTCTGAAGTCACGTCGAGCATGATGTGGATGATCGCGCTCTGGGCCCTCCTCGAGTGGCGCGCGCATCGGCGCACACGCTGGCTCCTCGTCCTTGCCGCCGCGATCGGCTGGGGCGCGATCACGCGTCCACTGACGATGCTGGCGTTCGCGGTGCCCGTTGGAATCGTCGTCGTGCGAGACGTCATTCGCACGCATCGCTGGCGCGATTTCGCGCTCGCGATCTTCGTCGGGTGCTGCTTCCTCGGAATACTCCCCGTGTGGAGCGCGCGGACGACGGGGAACTGGAGGCTGACGCCGCAAACGCTCTACACGCGCGACTATCTACCCTACGACAAACCCGGATTCGGCCTGGACACGACACCACCCGCGCTCCCGCTGCTTCCGGTCGATCGTTTCACATATGTCGGATTTCAGAATGAACATAAGCGACATACGCTGACGAACCTTCCGGCGATCGCCTGGGAGCGGCTGAAGGTCATTGGCCATGACGAGTGGAGCGGCCCGCGACTGGTGCTCGTTCCGTTCGCCATCCTTGGCCTGTTCGCCATGAACGCATCGCTCTGGTTTGCGTTCGCGTGTTCGACGGCGCTCTTCGTCGGCTATCTGAGCTACGGGCACTGGGCCCATTGGACGATTTATTACCTCGAGGGTATTCCGACACTCTCGGTCGTCACGGCGCTGGGGGTCGCACTCGCGCTTGAACGCATCGAGAAACGATTCTCCGATGGCCCGCGCTCACGGATTGCGTCTGCTCCCGCCGCGGCTGTCGCCGCACTATTGCTGCTCGTTGGATACGAGTCAGTCAGGTCGCACGCGAACCATCGGCGGGATGCGGTCTGGGACGTCGCCTTTCACGAGCTCCTGGATCAGGTGCCGTTCCGCTCCAGGGTCATCTTCGTTCACTACGCGCCGCGTCTTGGGCCGCATTTGAACGTGGTCGCGAATTCGCCCCATCTCTTCGCGGATTCGACCTGGATCGTGAACGACTTCGGCGCGAAGAACGCGGACTTGCTTCGCTTCACGAAGGGACGAATCCCTCTCGCGTTCTACGAGCGCGACATGCACATCGAGATCGATACGTCACTCGTCGCGAAGTCTAACTCAGCGCGGGCCCCAAGTCGTTGA
- a CDS encoding C40 family peptidase → MTGVSLFVAAAALVPLVPAAVGAQQSDVSVSPFVSFLPTTGASPLAGLALTLAGNGGLALRASGHLALKNDNTNSFNTADAMRPWGGDADAVLFLGGHYLGGYEHTLSPYVFTGVGIAGRDSLGATVTRSDWSYGAGLNVPLGSAVDIFGESRWRMSRFVLPTAQLAPSPTTEIRVGLSFHIGGGGSSGRGMPRSRSASTGRRYPSRSTADVLYPASTTTSASAARLINAAEQYIGTPYVYGGTSPRGFDCSGFTQYVFARQGVRLPRTAAEQAQVGEALPNEWRAIAAGDLVMFAEHDRIDHVAIYAGHNRIIHSSSSGGGVRYDDLTTQRGQWFVDHMVAARRVTSDSRGLLLDLARGFGEVGVQLDGPDHAPRGR, encoded by the coding sequence GTGACAGGGGTATCCCTGTTCGTCGCGGCCGCTGCGCTCGTCCCGCTGGTTCCCGCCGCCGTTGGTGCCCAGCAGTCGGACGTGAGCGTCAGTCCGTTCGTCTCCTTTCTGCCGACCACCGGCGCGAGTCCGCTGGCTGGACTTGCCCTGACGCTCGCCGGCAACGGCGGCCTGGCGCTGCGGGCCAGCGGACATCTCGCATTAAAAAACGATAATACTAATTCATTTAATACCGCTGACGCCATGCGCCCGTGGGGCGGCGACGCCGACGCCGTCCTTTTTCTGGGCGGCCACTACCTCGGCGGATATGAGCATACGCTCTCGCCCTACGTTTTCACCGGCGTCGGGATCGCGGGCCGCGATAGTCTGGGCGCCACGGTGACGCGCAGCGACTGGAGCTATGGCGCGGGACTCAACGTGCCGCTGGGAAGCGCGGTGGACATTTTCGGGGAATCGCGGTGGCGCATGTCGCGCTTCGTGCTGCCGACCGCGCAACTGGCGCCGAGTCCGACGACGGAGATTCGCGTCGGATTGTCGTTTCATATCGGCGGCGGCGGCTCGAGTGGGCGAGGCATGCCGCGCAGTCGCAGTGCATCGACGGGGCGTCGTTATCCCTCGCGCAGCACGGCCGACGTGCTCTACCCGGCGTCGACGACGACGTCGGCGAGCGCGGCGCGGCTCATCAACGCCGCCGAGCAGTACATCGGCACGCCCTATGTGTATGGCGGCACGAGTCCGCGTGGGTTCGATTGTTCAGGGTTTACTCAATACGTGTTCGCGCGGCAGGGCGTGCGGCTACCGCGCACGGCGGCGGAGCAGGCGCAGGTCGGTGAGGCGCTACCGAACGAGTGGCGTGCGATCGCGGCGGGTGATCTGGTGATGTTCGCGGAGCACGATCGGATCGATCACGTGGCGATCTATGCGGGGCACAACCGGATCATCCACTCGAGCTCGAGCGGCGGTGGAGTAAGGTATGATGATCTCACGACGCAGCGAGGGCAGTGGTTTGTGGACCACATGGTGGCGGCGCGTCGGGTGACGTCGGATTCGCGCGGCCTGCTGCTCGATCTGGCGCGGGGGTTCGGTGAGGTCGGCGTGCAGCTCGATGGGCCGGATCATGCGCCGCGGGGGCGGTAG
- a CDS encoding type II toxin-antitoxin system VapC family toxin, with the protein MIALDTNVLVRLIVGDDEAQARAAERLAVRARREQTALFVADVVLCELVWVLRSRLSLPRREIADALDQLLATELIVVADTAVIERTLDDYRNGKGDFADYLIREQARSAGAKEVATFDRALKGEPGFRIVG; encoded by the coding sequence GTGATCGCGCTCGATACGAACGTGCTCGTGCGCCTCATCGTCGGTGACGATGAGGCGCAGGCGCGTGCGGCCGAGCGTTTGGCGGTGCGAGCGCGCCGCGAGCAAACGGCGCTGTTCGTCGCCGACGTCGTGCTGTGCGAGCTGGTGTGGGTGCTGCGCAGCCGGCTGTCGCTTCCACGCCGCGAAATCGCCGACGCGCTGGATCAATTGCTGGCGACGGAGCTGATCGTCGTCGCCGATACCGCGGTCATCGAGCGCACACTCGACGATTACCGGAACGGCAAGGGCGACTTTGCGGACTATCTCATTCGCGAACAGGCGCGGTCGGCCGGAGCGAAAGAGGTCGCGACGTTCGACCGTGCGCTCAAGGGCGAACCGGGATTTCGCATCGTCGGCTAG
- a CDS encoding AbrB/MazE/SpoVT family DNA-binding domain-containing protein, which produces MSESTITSKGQITIPKVVREALHLEVGDRVYFEVLGDGSVVLKARNQPVERLFGLLHGRSARRRVLSVEEMNPASGDDRSP; this is translated from the coding sequence ATGAGCGAATCGACCATCACGTCCAAGGGGCAGATCACGATCCCCAAGGTCGTGCGCGAGGCGCTCCACCTCGAAGTAGGCGACCGGGTCTACTTCGAGGTGCTGGGTGACGGATCTGTTGTCCTCAAGGCGCGCAATCAACCGGTGGAGCGGTTGTTCGGGTTGTTGCACGGGCGCAGCGCGCGTCGCCGGGTGCTGAGCGTCGAGGAGATGAACCCGGCCAGCGGCGACGATCGCTCGCCGTGA
- a CDS encoding serine/threonine-protein kinase, with protein sequence MSDETAKLDANSASYGPPRIPAPLVAAFQERYEILRETGRGASAIVYLARDLKHDRLVAIKTLNPDVGSVAGERFLREIQVSAGMQHPHILPTYDSGVADGRLFFVMPFVDGGSLRQRLDAEPQMPIVEALQCAHDIALALSFAHDQGVIHRDVKPENIMFYHGHACLADFGVARVMQELDMRVTGHGMIVGTPAYMSPEQLTDNGYDGRSDVYSLACVLYEMIAGEHAFSATTPRELLHKRLRTPPEPIHKHRADVPPFVDDLLLRALAASPHARFPDAGAFAEAIEFVIRDLTAPPKRTSAPKRALESVPKHPLAWAGSAVALIALVALAAMAATPLGDAVRGRSNGAGSPGNSRTAHEALRLAQSLELERRVDGDAFRLATARLAANRTQLHGRDSLFADALIALGNSAYPRACASFDRMRASDSLDAMAWYGIGDCLALDSVVVADASSPSRYRFRTSWDGAARAYMRAATIDPSMHRSLPFGTISNLLVTSAIQVRAGRSEASPALAYAAHPSLSGDSVVFIPYTIADFGAARPGVLAPTFSDALQRNRETLLAFARQWSTAVPNNADAYEALATAYEARGEIAVTGDGAEAALARARTLAASDRQKLRLAAVSVRLRLKREDIEGAQSLADSVLRATAGHVVDADDADRLAGLAALVGQLNRAAQLNTIATSEYDASRGIAPPLNAAGSRLLLRAAAGVCDDSLTTLRGDVDRLLDSYAQPSKRAEILHEVTWRSASLSVPCPGAVGARAVADLTERTALERAQRAAGSGDARRARLLLDTAAIVRSVALPGDISLDQTVQQAALRSRLSDTGAAVAELDRVLNALPTLGPWSVREPAQAAAVGRALAFRAELAARRGDPAEARRRAREVLVLWQHADGALAPTLARMRGLASQ encoded by the coding sequence GTGTCCGACGAAACCGCCAAGCTCGACGCCAATAGCGCGTCCTACGGACCACCGCGCATCCCCGCGCCGCTCGTAGCGGCGTTCCAGGAGCGATACGAGATCCTGCGCGAGACTGGCCGCGGCGCATCGGCCATCGTCTATCTCGCGCGCGATCTCAAGCACGATCGCCTCGTTGCGATCAAGACGCTGAATCCCGACGTCGGCTCGGTGGCCGGCGAACGCTTCCTGCGCGAAATCCAGGTCTCCGCCGGGATGCAGCATCCGCACATTCTGCCGACGTACGACTCCGGCGTCGCCGACGGCCGCCTGTTCTTCGTCATGCCGTTCGTCGACGGCGGTTCGCTGCGCCAGCGACTCGACGCCGAGCCCCAGATGCCGATCGTCGAAGCGCTGCAGTGCGCGCACGACATCGCGCTCGCGCTCTCGTTCGCGCACGACCAGGGCGTGATCCACCGCGACGTCAAGCCCGAGAACATCATGTTCTACCACGGGCACGCGTGTCTCGCGGATTTCGGTGTCGCGCGCGTGATGCAGGAGCTCGACATGCGCGTCACCGGCCACGGAATGATCGTTGGCACGCCGGCGTACATGAGCCCCGAGCAGCTCACCGACAACGGATACGACGGGCGCAGCGACGTCTACTCGCTCGCCTGCGTGCTTTACGAGATGATCGCGGGCGAGCACGCCTTCTCGGCCACGACGCCGCGCGAGCTGCTGCACAAGCGGCTGCGCACGCCGCCCGAGCCGATTCACAAGCATCGCGCCGACGTGCCGCCGTTCGTCGACGACCTGTTGCTGCGCGCGCTCGCCGCATCGCCGCATGCACGCTTTCCAGACGCCGGCGCCTTCGCCGAAGCGATCGAGTTCGTCATTCGCGATCTCACGGCGCCGCCCAAGCGAACCTCCGCGCCGAAGCGCGCGCTCGAGAGCGTGCCGAAGCATCCGCTCGCGTGGGCGGGATCGGCGGTGGCGCTCATCGCGCTGGTCGCCCTCGCGGCGATGGCCGCAACGCCGCTCGGCGATGCCGTGCGCGGCCGCTCGAACGGCGCGGGATCACCGGGCAACAGCCGCACGGCGCACGAGGCGCTTCGCCTGGCCCAGTCGCTCGAGCTCGAGCGGCGCGTGGACGGCGACGCATTCCGTCTCGCGACGGCGCGCCTCGCGGCGAATCGAACGCAGCTGCACGGCCGCGACTCGCTCTTCGCCGACGCGTTGATCGCGCTCGGCAACTCCGCATACCCGCGTGCGTGCGCGAGCTTCGATCGCATGCGCGCGTCCGATTCGCTCGATGCCATGGCGTGGTACGGCATTGGCGACTGTCTCGCGCTCGATTCGGTCGTCGTCGCCGATGCGTCGAGTCCGTCGCGTTATCGCTTCCGCACGAGTTGGGACGGCGCCGCGCGCGCGTACATGCGCGCCGCGACCATCGATCCGTCGATGCATCGTTCGCTGCCTTTCGGCACGATTTCGAATCTTCTCGTCACGTCCGCCATTCAGGTTCGCGCTGGACGCTCGGAGGCGAGTCCCGCGCTGGCGTACGCGGCGCATCCGTCGCTGAGCGGCGACAGTGTGGTGTTCATTCCATACACCATCGCCGACTTCGGAGCCGCCAGGCCCGGGGTGTTGGCGCCGACCTTCAGCGATGCACTGCAACGAAATCGCGAAACCTTGCTGGCGTTCGCGAGACAGTGGTCTACGGCGGTGCCGAACAACGCAGACGCGTACGAGGCACTCGCGACGGCGTATGAAGCACGCGGCGAGATCGCGGTCACGGGAGACGGCGCGGAGGCGGCGCTCGCGCGTGCCCGCACGCTCGCGGCGAGCGACCGACAGAAGTTGCGACTCGCCGCGGTGAGCGTGCGGCTGCGTCTCAAACGCGAGGACATCGAGGGCGCGCAGTCACTCGCCGATTCCGTGTTACGCGCGACGGCGGGCCACGTCGTGGACGCGGACGATGCCGATCGGCTGGCTGGACTGGCGGCGCTGGTCGGCCAGCTCAATCGCGCCGCGCAGCTCAACACCATCGCGACGTCGGAATACGATGCGTCGCGCGGGATCGCGCCGCCGCTCAACGCCGCGGGGAGTCGTCTGCTGCTGCGCGCCGCCGCCGGTGTGTGCGACGACTCGCTGACCACGCTGCGCGGCGATGTCGATCGATTGCTCGACAGCTACGCGCAGCCGTCGAAGCGCGCGGAGATTCTGCACGAGGTGACGTGGCGTTCCGCATCGCTCTCGGTTCCGTGCCCGGGTGCCGTCGGCGCGCGCGCGGTCGCCGATCTCACCGAGCGAACCGCCCTCGAGCGCGCGCAGCGGGCGGCGGGCAGCGGCGACGCGCGTCGCGCGCGGCTGCTGCTCGACACGGCAGCGATCGTGCGCAGCGTTGCGCTTCCCGGTGACATTTCGCTCGATCAAACCGTCCAGCAAGCGGCGTTGCGCTCGAGGCTCAGCGACACCGGTGCGGCGGTCGCGGAGCTCGACCGCGTGTTGAACGCCTTGCCGACGCTCGGGCCCTGGTCGGTGCGAGAGCCGGCGCAGGCGGCGGCGGTCGGCCGCGCGTTGGCGTTTCGTGCCGAGCTGGCGGCCAGGCGCGGTGACCCGGCGGAGGCGCGCCGGCGTGCGCGCGAAGTGCTGGTGCTCTGGCAGCATGCGGACGGCGCGCTCGCGCCGACGCTTGCCCGGATGCGCGGTTTGGCGTCGCAGTGA
- a CDS encoding trimeric intracellular cation channel family protein, protein MTLNYALDLVGVAVFAISGALAAGRKRLDVLGVVVLGLVTAVGGGTIRDVLLARHPIFWLADPAYVIVIVAAALFTIAYVRWRPPPAGTLLYADAIGLAMFSLTGAQIAERAGLPAVACVVLGTITGSAGGAVRDVLSAEIPLVLKRGNLYASAAILGTSLYFVLLALGAGRGVATWGGMIVVAAVRLASIAFGLQLPVFALEGDGVPIVSDSSARRDRTSRPGSS, encoded by the coding sequence ATGACACTGAACTACGCGCTCGATCTCGTCGGCGTCGCGGTGTTCGCGATCTCAGGCGCGCTCGCCGCCGGCCGCAAACGTCTCGACGTCCTCGGCGTCGTGGTGCTGGGGCTGGTCACGGCGGTCGGCGGCGGGACGATTCGCGACGTACTGCTGGCGCGACATCCGATTTTCTGGCTCGCCGATCCGGCGTACGTGATCGTGATCGTCGCGGCGGCGCTGTTCACGATTGCCTACGTGCGCTGGCGGCCGCCGCCGGCAGGCACGCTGCTTTACGCCGACGCCATCGGACTCGCGATGTTCAGTCTCACCGGCGCACAGATCGCTGAACGCGCGGGATTGCCGGCGGTTGCGTGCGTTGTGCTCGGGACGATCACGGGCTCGGCAGGCGGAGCCGTACGCGACGTGCTCAGCGCCGAGATTCCGCTCGTGCTCAAGCGAGGAAATCTGTACGCCAGCGCCGCGATCCTCGGCACGTCGCTCTACTTTGTACTGCTCGCGCTCGGTGCGGGGCGCGGCGTCGCGACGTGGGGCGGGATGATCGTCGTCGCCGCGGTGAGACTAGCCTCGATCGCCTTTGGGCTCCAGCTTCCAGTATTCGCATTGGAGGGCGACGGCGTTCCGATCGTCTCGGATAGTTCCGCGAGACGGGATCGAACGTCCCGGCCCGGGAGTTCGTAA
- a CDS encoding c-type cytochrome, whose translation MTNSKLARSVVVALGLAALGACHSGSSSSAPAPAGAPNTPANPSNSAARRGLPNGVTALMVAEGDSLFHVRNCKNCHGADAHGAANGPNLTTGNFMHSDGSYNGILGTITSGVPVAEIKDPAHRIAMPARGGTRPTPLTDDQLRALAAYVYSLNHQ comes from the coding sequence ATGACGAACAGCAAACTCGCTCGCTCGGTGGTGGTGGCCCTCGGACTCGCGGCGCTCGGCGCCTGTCACTCGGGAAGCAGCAGCTCAGCTCCCGCACCGGCCGGAGCGCCGAACACCCCGGCGAATCCGTCCAACTCGGCCGCGCGGCGCGGACTGCCGAATGGCGTCACGGCGTTGATGGTCGCCGAGGGCGACTCGCTTTTCCATGTGCGTAATTGCAAGAACTGTCATGGGGCCGACGCGCACGGCGCCGCGAACGGCCCGAACCTGACGACCGGCAACTTCATGCACTCGGACGGCAGCTACAACGGCATTCTCGGAACGATCACGAGCGGCGTGCCCGTGGCGGAGATCAAGGATCCGGCGCATCGGATCGCGATGCCGGCGCGCGGCGGCACGCGGCCGACGCCGCTCACCGACGATCAACTGCGCGCGCTTGCCGCGTACGTGTATTCGCTGAACCACCAGTAG
- a CDS encoding DUF1080 domain-containing protein: protein MRPPGEWQTYDIVFHRPHVDAAGKVTSPARITLIHNGVLVQDDAVLSGPTANMKRPPYEKHPDALPLMLQNHGDPVRFRNIWVRMLE, encoded by the coding sequence ATGCGTCCGCCCGGCGAATGGCAGACGTACGACATCGTCTTTCATCGCCCGCACGTCGACGCGGCGGGCAAGGTCACGTCGCCCGCGCGCATCACGTTGATTCACAACGGCGTGTTGGTTCAGGACGACGCGGTACTGAGCGGACCGACGGCGAACATGAAGCGGCCGCCGTACGAGAAGCATCCGGACGCGCTACCGCTGATGCTCCAGAATCACGGCGATCCGGTCCGATTCAGGAATATTTGGGTAAGAATGCTCGAGTAG
- a CDS encoding BrxA/BrxB family bacilliredoxin has translation MRLPQQMYDERLVSPMRQELTRLGVDELRTADEVDAALKDSPGTTLVIVNSVCGCSARMARPAVAIALQNPIKPDRATTVFAGQDADATARARSYFTGYPPSSPQIGLLKDGELVFMLERWQIESRAADEIAHDLVNAFNKYCAA, from the coding sequence ATGCGTCTCCCTCAGCAGATGTACGACGAGCGGCTCGTGTCCCCGATGCGGCAGGAGCTCACGCGACTGGGTGTCGACGAGCTGCGGACCGCCGACGAAGTCGACGCGGCGCTCAAGGACTCGCCCGGCACGACGCTCGTCATCGTGAACTCGGTCTGTGGCTGCTCGGCGCGCATGGCGCGGCCCGCGGTGGCGATCGCGCTCCAGAACCCCATCAAGCCCGATCGCGCGACGACGGTCTTCGCGGGCCAGGACGCCGACGCGACCGCGCGGGCGCGCTCGTACTTTACGGGCTATCCGCCGTCGTCTCCGCAGATCGGATTGCTCAAGGACGGCGAGCTGGTGTTCATGCTCGAGCGCTGGCAGATCGAAAGCCGCGCGGCGGACGAAATCGCGCACGATCTCGTCAATGCGTTCAACAAGTACTGCGCGGCGTAG
- a CDS encoding co-chaperone GroES family protein, protein MIKRDKELIVVGDRVLVRVEEGEERTNVGLYLPPTAVDNQAVQGGTIMATGPGQPMPSPDSLSEEPWLAPERTTRYVPMQARTSDYALFFRKAAVEITFEGDRYLVVPQAAILALVRDE, encoded by the coding sequence ATGATCAAGCGTGACAAGGAACTGATCGTCGTCGGGGACCGCGTCCTGGTGCGGGTCGAGGAAGGCGAGGAGCGGACGAACGTCGGCCTCTATCTGCCGCCGACCGCGGTCGACAACCAGGCGGTGCAGGGCGGCACCATCATGGCGACGGGCCCCGGCCAACCGATGCCGAGCCCCGATTCGCTCTCCGAGGAGCCGTGGCTCGCGCCGGAACGCACGACGCGCTACGTGCCCATGCAGGCGCGCACCAGCGACTATGCGCTCTTTTTCCGCAAGGCCGCGGTGGAGATCACGTTCGAGGGCGACCGCTATCTGGTCGTGCCGCAAGCCGCCATTCTCGCGCTCGTCCGTGATGAGTAG